Proteins from one Bacteroides mediterraneensis genomic window:
- a CDS encoding substrate-binding domain-containing protein yields the protein MKHRWHRYLLLFFLVCLSMACDRRKPKYIIGVSQCSNDEWRVQMNKEILREALFYPGVEVKIRQAQDDNQRQISDIKDFIHQKVSLIIVAPNEAGAIAPVLEEAYEAGIPVVLVDRKIHSNKYTAYVGADNYVIGKKVGEYIVNALHGNGKMVEITGLKASTPAVERHRGMMDALKAAPGIKVISSADAGWFQDRARMVVDTILKKHAQIDLIFAQNDRMAIGAYEEARRQGREKGIVFIGVDAVAGKGYGVESVAKGELSATFIYPTGGDKVIQVAMSILKGQKYERENYLSTAAVNQENARIMQMQTEHIFSLDHKIELLHSRLDDYFLRYSAQKMFLYACVVILVLVGFLMFFLVRAFWMKNRMNTELSAQKKQLERQRDQLQEQRDQLIELSRQLEEATHAKLAFFTSVSHDFRTPLTLIADPINQLLEEKHLGEQDREMLEIVHRNVSILLRLITQILDFQKYECGKLDLRLSEFNVFEGVKEWTKAFHVLAARKHIHFKVTAEGDVSDYGMVADAEKMERIIYNLLSNAFKFTPEKGEVKVELSRKMQGKQSVLCLKVSDTGIGMSEEHARHVFERFYQIDMQHTGSGLGLALVEAFVHLHHGQVNVETEEGKGTCFLVELPMRQEGEVKEVIEKNESLKNLQEGAVLDAGAETLRQLPKKVDIDGNAEKEMVLVIDDNRDVRDYVKMLLQDKYTVIEAVNGQEGIRLAMKYVPDVIICDVMMPVMDGIECCRRLKGELQTSHIPVMMLTAYAMDEQRIQGYDSGADAYLAKPFSAKLLLARLRNLIDNRKRLKLMTDAVASMPKQPLGEIDKGFVEKLKMLIDEKMGDSNLSVEDLGADLGLGRVQLYRKTKALTGYSPNELLRIARLNKAASLLASTEKTVAEITYEVGFSSPSYFTRCYKDYFGESPTDFLKRRDGKG from the coding sequence ATGAAACATCGCTGGCATAGATATCTTTTGTTATTTTTCCTTGTGTGTTTGTCAATGGCTTGTGACAGAAGAAAGCCTAAATATATTATTGGAGTTTCACAGTGTAGTAATGATGAATGGCGTGTGCAGATGAACAAAGAAATTCTGCGCGAGGCTCTTTTTTATCCTGGAGTGGAGGTTAAAATCCGACAAGCACAAGATGACAATCAGCGGCAAATTAGTGATATCAAAGACTTTATTCATCAGAAAGTGAGCCTGATTATTGTAGCTCCCAATGAGGCAGGAGCAATCGCTCCAGTGTTAGAGGAGGCATACGAGGCAGGTATTCCCGTAGTGTTGGTTGACCGGAAAATCCATTCTAATAAGTACACAGCCTATGTAGGTGCGGATAATTATGTGATTGGTAAAAAAGTCGGTGAGTATATTGTCAATGCCTTGCATGGAAATGGAAAGATGGTAGAAATTACAGGCCTGAAGGCATCTACTCCTGCTGTAGAACGGCATCGGGGAATGATGGATGCCTTGAAGGCGGCGCCGGGTATCAAAGTTATATCTTCTGCGGATGCCGGCTGGTTTCAGGATAGAGCCCGTATGGTGGTCGACACTATTTTAAAGAAACATGCCCAGATTGATTTGATTTTTGCTCAAAATGACCGGATGGCTATCGGAGCGTATGAGGAGGCTCGTCGTCAAGGGCGGGAGAAAGGTATCGTGTTTATTGGCGTAGATGCAGTGGCAGGAAAAGGATATGGAGTGGAAAGTGTGGCTAAAGGAGAATTGAGTGCCACTTTTATCTATCCTACAGGCGGAGATAAGGTGATTCAGGTGGCTATGTCCATCTTAAAAGGGCAGAAGTATGAGCGGGAGAATTATTTGTCTACGGCAGCTGTGAATCAGGAAAATGCCCGGATTATGCAGATGCAGACAGAGCATATCTTTTCCTTGGATCATAAAATAGAATTGCTGCACAGTCGGTTGGATGACTATTTTCTTCGTTATTCTGCACAAAAAATGTTCTTATATGCGTGTGTGGTAATCTTGGTATTGGTAGGTTTCTTGATGTTTTTCCTTGTGCGTGCCTTCTGGATGAAGAACCGGATGAATACCGAATTGTCTGCGCAGAAAAAACAATTGGAACGGCAACGTGACCAGTTGCAGGAACAGCGTGATCAGTTGATAGAGTTATCTCGACAGTTGGAAGAAGCGACACATGCCAAACTAGCTTTTTTCACCAGTGTGTCGCATGATTTCCGTACCCCATTGACATTGATAGCCGATCCCATCAACCAGTTGCTTGAAGAGAAGCATTTGGGTGAACAAGACAGGGAGATGCTGGAGATTGTACATCGTAACGTGTCGATTCTGTTGAGATTGATTACGCAGATTCTTGATTTTCAAAAATATGAATGTGGAAAATTAGATTTGCGCCTTTCTGAGTTTAATGTGTTTGAGGGAGTTAAAGAATGGACGAAGGCTTTTCATGTGTTGGCGGCCAGAAAACATATCCATTTTAAAGTAACTGCCGAGGGTGATGTGTCAGATTATGGGATGGTGGCGGATGCAGAAAAGATGGAGCGTATTATTTATAATTTGTTGTCTAATGCGTTTAAGTTTACACCGGAAAAAGGTGAGGTAAAGGTCGAACTTTCTCGTAAAATGCAGGGGAAGCAAAGCGTTTTGTGCTTAAAAGTAAGTGATACAGGCATTGGTATGTCAGAGGAACATGCCCGTCATGTATTTGAACGTTTTTATCAGATTGATATGCAGCATACAGGTTCCGGTCTTGGACTGGCATTGGTGGAGGCTTTTGTACATTTGCATCACGGGCAGGTGAACGTGGAAACGGAGGAAGGTAAGGGAACTTGTTTTCTGGTTGAGCTCCCGATGAGGCAGGAAGGCGAGGTGAAAGAAGTGATAGAGAAAAACGAATCACTGAAGAATCTGCAAGAAGGAGCCGTATTGGATGCTGGAGCAGAAACTTTACGGCAGTTGCCGAAAAAGGTTGATATAGACGGAAATGCGGAGAAAGAAATGGTGCTGGTGATTGATGATAATCGGGATGTACGGGATTATGTGAAGATGTTGTTGCAGGATAAATATACGGTGATTGAGGCTGTCAATGGGCAGGAGGGAATCCGGCTAGCCATGAAATATGTGCCGGACGTTATTATTTGTGATGTGATGATGCCTGTAATGGACGGCATTGAGTGTTGTCGCAGATTGAAAGGTGAGCTTCAGACTTCTCATATTCCGGTGATGATGTTGACCGCATACGCGATGGACGAGCAACGCATTCAGGGGTATGATTCAGGTGCAGATGCATATCTGGCAAAGCCCTTTAGTGCCAAACTGTTACTGGCCCGCCTGCGGAATTTGATAGATAACCGTAAACGTTTGAAGTTGATGACCGATGCAGTGGCTTCTATGCCAAAGCAGCCTTTGGGAGAGATAGATAAGGGGTTTGTGGAAAAACTGAAAATGTTGATTGACGAGAAAATGGGCGATTCGAATCTGAGTGTGGAGGATTTGGGGGCCGATTTGGGACTGGGGCGTGTACAGCTATACCGTAAGACAAAAGCTCTGACCGGTTATTCTCCTAATGAATTGTTGCGCATTGCGCGCTTGAACAAGGCGGCTTCCTTATTGGCTTCCACAGAAAAGACTGTAGCTGAAATTACATACGAAGTCGGCTTTAGTTCGCCTTCTTATTTCACTCGGTGTTACAAGGATTATTTTGGAGAGAGTCCGACTGATTTTCTGAAAAGGCGGGATGGAAAGGGATGA
- a CDS encoding DUF3256 family protein, translating into MKRILIVLFALGMCMGGYAQDLKTLFVAMPDSLSPFLTEVNRADFGDFLESGMKAEVKNRFGNTSEMTRLTPDYLFLKSTSASTLELKLLPLNDSVKVICAVSTYFAPAGDSQIRFYDTEWKELPASDFIQLPQEDEFYVVPQSEMQIDSLKNLRAYADMYLWKATLSAEQPFLSITYTTPDYLDKKTAESLKRYVISIPLCYEWKNGKFIRREGLNSLSK; encoded by the coding sequence ATGAAACGGATTTTGATAGTGTTATTTGCATTAGGAATGTGTATGGGAGGATATGCCCAGGATTTAAAAACGCTGTTTGTTGCAATGCCGGATTCTTTATCTCCCTTTCTGACAGAGGTAAACAGGGCTGATTTTGGGGATTTCCTGGAAAGCGGCATGAAAGCAGAGGTGAAAAACCGTTTTGGAAATACTTCAGAAATGACCCGGTTGACCCCAGATTATTTGTTCCTGAAAAGCACTTCAGCCAGTACGCTGGAATTGAAATTATTGCCGTTAAACGATTCTGTAAAGGTGATTTGTGCTGTGTCCACTTATTTTGCTCCAGCAGGAGATAGTCAAATTCGTTTCTATGATACCGAGTGGAAAGAATTGCCGGCCAGTGATTTTATCCAGCTTCCTCAGGAAGATGAATTTTATGTTGTACCCCAGTCTGAGATGCAGATTGACTCGTTGAAGAACTTGAGAGCTTACGCAGATATGTATTTGTGGAAGGCCACCTTATCGGCTGAACAGCCTTTTTTGTCAATCACTTATACTACTCCTGATTATTTGGATAAAAAGACAGCAGAATCATTGAAGCGTTATGTGATTTCTATACCGTTGTGTTATGAATGGAAAAACGGGAAGTTCATTAGACGGGAAGGACTGAATTCTTTATCGAAGTAA
- a CDS encoding peptidoglycan DD-metalloendopeptidase family protein: protein MILKCIRTVAMAALAMVSINVSGQDLLARQAPIDRKLKAVDSLALIRQIKAEQAVYPAYSLYPNWNNDRVHAYGGTQVPDSFRIDLTGFCMPTTHTIITSKCGPRWRRMHNGLDIKVYIGDTIRAAFDGRVRMVKYERRGYGKYVVIRHDNGLETIYGHLSKQIVAEDQYVKAGDPIGLGGNTGRSTGSHLHFETRFLGEVINPEFMFDFPNQDIVADSYLFVRGANRYSYQRTRALAAVKSGKSGAEEAEKSAIRYHKIRKGDTLGRISRLYHVSIDRLCQINGIKRTTTLRIGQVLRCS from the coding sequence ATGATATTAAAATGTATTAGAACAGTAGCGATGGCAGCGTTGGCAATGGTGAGTATCAATGTCTCGGGACAAGATCTTCTCGCTCGTCAGGCTCCTATCGACAGAAAATTGAAAGCAGTTGATTCATTGGCCTTGATTCGTCAGATTAAAGCAGAACAGGCTGTATATCCTGCTTATAGTCTTTATCCCAATTGGAACAATGATCGCGTTCATGCGTACGGTGGTACACAGGTTCCAGACAGTTTCCGAATTGATCTTACAGGCTTCTGCATGCCGACAACCCATACAATTATTACTTCTAAGTGCGGTCCTCGCTGGCGGCGTATGCACAACGGATTGGATATTAAAGTCTATATCGGCGATACTATCCGTGCTGCATTCGACGGACGTGTCCGTATGGTAAAATACGAACGTAGAGGGTACGGCAAGTATGTGGTGATTCGTCATGACAATGGCCTGGAAACAATTTATGGTCACTTGTCTAAACAGATTGTTGCTGAAGACCAGTATGTAAAAGCGGGCGATCCGATTGGCCTGGGTGGAAATACCGGTCGTTCTACGGGGTCACATTTGCATTTTGAAACACGTTTCTTAGGAGAAGTGATTAATCCGGAATTTATGTTTGATTTTCCCAATCAGGATATTGTGGCAGACAGTTATTTGTTTGTACGTGGTGCCAACCGTTATTCCTATCAGCGTACACGGGCTTTGGCGGCAGTGAAGTCGGGAAAGTCGGGAGCGGAAGAAGCTGAGAAATCGGCTATCCGTTACCACAAGATTCGCAAGGGAGATACTTTGGGACGCATATCTCGTTTGTATCATGTATCTATCGATCGCTTGTGTCAGATTAATGGTATTAAGCGTACGACCACTTTGCGTATCGGACAAGTTCTGAGATGTTCTTGA
- a CDS encoding DUF1599 domain-containing protein, giving the protein MEETKKQFEHVIAICRDLFAKKLHDYGAAWRIMRPSSVTDQIFIKANRIRSIEVKGVSLIDEGIRPEFMAIVNYGIIGLIQLELGYAETEDITEERALDLYDRYAKKALELMLAKNHDYDEAWRSMRITSYTDLILMKIYRTKQIESLKGDTLVSEGVDANYMDMINYAVFGLIKLEFGE; this is encoded by the coding sequence ATGGAAGAAACCAAAAAACAATTTGAACATGTAATTGCAATCTGTCGTGATTTGTTTGCCAAGAAGCTGCATGACTATGGGGCTGCATGGCGCATCATGCGGCCATCCTCTGTGACAGATCAGATTTTTATCAAAGCCAACCGTATTCGCAGTATAGAGGTAAAGGGCGTGTCATTGATTGATGAAGGTATTCGTCCGGAGTTTATGGCCATTGTCAATTATGGTATTATAGGCTTGATTCAGTTGGAGTTAGGATATGCTGAAACAGAAGACATAACCGAAGAACGGGCGTTGGATTTGTATGACCGCTATGCCAAGAAGGCACTGGAATTGATGTTGGCTAAAAATCATGATTACGATGAGGCTTGGCGTAGCATGCGCATCACTTCTTATACTGACTTGATTCTGATGAAGATTTACCGTACGAAACAGATTGAATCTTTGAAAGGGGATACATTGGTGTCGGAAGGTGTGGATGCCAACTATATGGATATGATTAATTATGCCGTATTCGGATTGATTAAACTGGAATTTGGAGAATAA
- a CDS encoding BT_3928 family protein has translation MENKYLHKAVVVWSNFCRFLLAIVFLFSGFIKANDPLGTVYKIQDYLKAWGLLSLSEGYVPYLLAMLFGFLEFILGIYLFFGIRRRVAPLLVLLVMSFMTPLTLWLALANPISDCGCFGDAVVLTNWQTFFKNIVLLIAAVSVFKWRRYIFNLVTTKVDWLISLYSIVFIIFFTFFCFRYLPVFDFRPYHVGADIVKGMSIPEGEKPTVYETIFIYSKNGREQEFTIDNFPTDSTWTFVDSKTRVKEKGYEPPIHDFSITSLETGEDLTEEILQSDQYTFLLVSPWLKQADDSGMDLINEVYDYSVEHGYRFLCLTASSEQDIMEWQENTGAEYPFALMDEITLKTMVRSNPGLILLKKGVVLRKWSVSNLPDEYQLNAPLERLPFSTWSPKTSIHKIVEVTCWFLGPLLLFTVADLVWLHIKSRREKKKKKQEKKETL, from the coding sequence TTGGAGAATAAGTATTTACATAAAGCTGTTGTAGTCTGGAGCAACTTCTGTCGTTTTCTGTTGGCGATTGTTTTTTTGTTCTCCGGATTTATAAAAGCCAATGACCCCTTGGGTACTGTTTATAAAATACAGGATTACCTGAAAGCATGGGGCTTGTTGAGCTTAAGCGAGGGCTATGTGCCTTATTTGCTGGCGATGTTGTTCGGCTTTCTGGAGTTTATTCTGGGTATTTATCTGTTTTTTGGGATACGACGTCGGGTTGCTCCTTTGTTGGTGTTGCTGGTCATGTCTTTCATGACGCCGTTGACGTTGTGGCTGGCCCTTGCCAATCCGATATCCGATTGTGGATGTTTCGGTGATGCGGTGGTTCTGACCAATTGGCAGACTTTCTTCAAAAATATTGTGTTGCTGATAGCCGCAGTTTCCGTATTTAAGTGGAGGCGGTATATCTTTAATTTGGTGACGACAAAGGTCGACTGGCTGATTTCGCTTTACAGTATTGTTTTCATTATTTTTTTCACATTCTTCTGTTTCCGTTATCTGCCGGTATTTGATTTTCGTCCGTATCATGTAGGGGCTGATATTGTTAAAGGCATGAGTATTCCAGAGGGAGAGAAGCCGACGGTGTATGAAACCATTTTCATCTACTCCAAGAATGGAAGGGAACAGGAGTTTACCATCGATAATTTCCCGACGGATTCTACCTGGACCTTTGTGGACTCGAAAACACGGGTAAAAGAAAAGGGATATGAACCGCCTATTCATGATTTTTCCATCACTTCATTGGAAACAGGAGAAGATTTGACGGAAGAGATTCTGCAGAGTGACCAATATACTTTCTTACTGGTATCTCCTTGGTTGAAGCAGGCAGACGACAGTGGGATGGACCTGATTAATGAAGTTTATGATTACAGTGTGGAACACGGTTACCGTTTCCTTTGCCTGACTGCTTCCTCAGAGCAGGATATCATGGAGTGGCAGGAGAATACCGGGGCTGAGTACCCTTTTGCACTGATGGATGAAATTACGCTCAAAACGATGGTCCGTTCCAATCCAGGACTGATATTGCTGAAAAAAGGTGTGGTGTTGCGCAAATGGAGTGTTTCTAATTTGCCGGATGAATATCAGTTGAACGCACCTTTGGAACGTCTTCCATTCAGTACGTGGAGCCCTAAGACAAGTATTCATAAAATTGTAGAGGTGACCTGCTGGTTTCTAGGGCCTTTGCTGCTGTTTACCGTTGCCGATTTGGTTTGGTTACACATCAAGAGCCGCAGGGAGAAAAAGAAAAAAAAGCAAGAAAAAAAAGAAACATTATAG
- the tpiA gene encoding triose-phosphate isomerase has translation MRKNIVAGNWKMNKNLQEGIALAKELNEVLTADKPNCDVIICTPFIHLASVTPLVDSSIIGVGAENCADKASGAYTGEVSAEMVASTGAQYVILGHSERRAYYHETVEILAEKVKLALANNLKPIFCIGEVLEEREANKQNEVVEAQLASVFSLSAEDFSKIILAYEPVWAIGTGKTATPQQAQEIHAHIRSLVAAKYGKEVAENTSILYGGSCKPSNAKELFANPDVDGGLIGGAALKAADFKGIIDAFK, from the coding sequence ATGAGAAAAAACATTGTAGCAGGTAACTGGAAAATGAACAAGAACCTGCAGGAAGGTATTGCATTGGCAAAAGAACTGAACGAAGTATTGACTGCAGACAAACCTAACTGCGACGTTATCATCTGTACTCCGTTTATTCACTTGGCTTCTGTTACTCCTCTGGTAGACAGCTCTATCATTGGCGTTGGTGCTGAAAACTGCGCAGACAAGGCATCTGGCGCTTATACAGGTGAAGTTTCTGCTGAAATGGTTGCATCTACAGGTGCTCAGTATGTAATCCTGGGTCACTCAGAGCGTCGTGCTTACTATCACGAAACAGTAGAAATCTTGGCTGAAAAAGTAAAATTGGCTCTGGCTAACAACCTGAAACCGATTTTCTGTATCGGTGAAGTGTTGGAAGAACGCGAAGCTAACAAGCAGAATGAAGTGGTAGAAGCTCAGTTGGCTTCTGTATTCTCTTTGTCAGCAGAAGACTTCAGCAAGATTATCTTGGCTTACGAACCGGTTTGGGCTATTGGTACAGGTAAGACTGCTACTCCGCAGCAGGCTCAGGAAATCCACGCTCACATCCGTTCTTTGGTAGCTGCTAAATACGGTAAGGAAGTGGCTGAAAACACTTCTATCCTGTACGGTGGTAGCTGCAAACCTTCAAATGCAAAAGAATTGTTTGCAAATCCTGATGTAGACGGTGGTTTGATTGGTGGTGCTGCTCTGAAGGCTGCCGACTTCAAAGGTATCATCGATGCTTTTAAATAA
- a CDS encoding SPOR domain-containing protein: protein MLKYFLFVVSFLCVSGVYAQRNIIESLQTRQAGEGVVTIHQDAQITSLIGKRYVRSTSSEPVKTLKARGFRVQVYAGNNSRQARGEANNVAAKVKEEFPDLPVYTYFQPPRWLCRVGDFKSIEEAHVTMRKLKATGVFKEVSIVREQINIPIE from the coding sequence ATGCTGAAATATTTTTTATTCGTCGTTTCTTTTTTATGTGTCAGCGGGGTGTATGCCCAGCGGAACATTATTGAAAGTCTACAAACCCGTCAGGCGGGCGAAGGAGTGGTTACCATCCATCAGGATGCACAGATTACTTCTCTGATAGGAAAACGCTATGTACGGTCTACAAGTTCAGAACCGGTGAAGACATTGAAGGCTCGTGGCTTTCGTGTACAAGTATATGCCGGAAATAATTCTCGCCAGGCACGTGGTGAGGCGAACAACGTAGCTGCGAAAGTGAAGGAAGAGTTTCCCGATTTGCCGGTTTATACTTATTTTCAGCCTCCACGCTGGCTGTGCAGGGTAGGAGACTTCAAGAGCATTGAAGAAGCACATGTCACCATGCGTAAATTGAAGGCGACAGGAGTTTTTAAGGAAGTATCTATTGTGCGCGAACAGATTAATATACCTATAGAATAA
- the folE gene encoding GTP cyclohydrolase I FolE, giving the protein MTDTNSINWPQEKVEKLMGHYKEILSLLGEDPEREGLLKTPERVAKAMLTLTRGYEMDPREVLNAAKFKEPYSQMVIVKDIDFFSMCEHHMLPFYGKAHVAYIPNGYITGLSKIARVVDIFSHRLQVQERMTLQIKECIQETLNPLGVMVVVEAKHMCMQMRGVEKQNSVTTTSDFTGAFNQAKTREEFMNLIRAKY; this is encoded by the coding sequence ATGACAGATACCAATTCGATAAACTGGCCGCAGGAAAAGGTGGAAAAACTGATGGGCCATTATAAAGAAATTCTTTCCTTGCTGGGAGAAGACCCAGAGCGGGAAGGACTGTTGAAAACCCCTGAGCGTGTGGCTAAAGCCATGCTGACCTTGACGCGTGGCTATGAAATGGACCCGAGAGAGGTGTTGAACGCAGCCAAATTCAAGGAACCTTACAGCCAGATGGTGATAGTGAAGGACATCGATTTTTTCTCTATGTGTGAACACCACATGTTACCGTTTTATGGGAAAGCACATGTGGCTTACATTCCGAATGGATATATTACGGGGCTGAGCAAGATTGCCCGTGTGGTAGATATCTTTTCACATCGTCTGCAGGTGCAGGAACGTATGACACTTCAGATAAAAGAGTGCATTCAGGAGACGCTGAATCCATTAGGAGTAATGGTGGTGGTGGAAGCCAAGCACATGTGCATGCAGATGCGAGGAGTGGAAAAACAGAATTCAGTGACAACCACTTCTGATTTTACCGGCGCATTCAATCAGGCAAAGACGCGTGAGGAATTTATGAACCTGATTCGTGCAAAATATTGA
- the dnaG gene encoding DNA primase: MIDQATIDRILDAAQIVDVVSEFVTLRRRGVNYIGLCPFHNEKTPSFSVSPSKGLCKCFSCGKGGNVVHFIMEHEQLSYYEALKWLARKYNIEIKERELTDEEKQAHSLRESLFVVNQFAAEYFQDILYNHIDGQRIGMTYLRSRGFRDDIIKKFQLGYSLDNRDALARTALQKGYKEEFLVKTGLCYRKDDGSLRDRFWGRVIFPVHTLSGKVVAFGGRVLNAATKNVQMKYVNSPESEIYHKSRELYGIYFAKQEIVRQDRCFLVEGYTDVISMHQSGIENVVASSGTALTSDQIRLIHRFTNNITVLYDGDGAGIKASIRGIDMLLEEGMNVKVCLLPDGDDPDSFARKHNATDYQAYINEHEVDFIRFKTNLLMEEAGKDPIKRAGLISSIVKSISVIPDSIVRSVYTRECSQLLQMEEKILTEAVAKLIEQAKENKFKDAQRKQQQALRAQHVPQGSAETPTTPTSTEKQPESPVPPESPETLPPAPSDEQAALLSEASPAPAEEYLSYIPLEGNEQKVFYQREQALVRMLIRYGEKVMCYLEDENGEEQPLTVIECISTGLKEDELQFHNALDRRILKEAEMHLQDAGFVAERYFLSHPDPDISKLAAEMVSDRYQLSKYHSKGQKILTDEERLYELVPRLLIDFKISIVEEEMKHTLQILTRPDIYNDPQKSAEIMKRYQDLQKIQISMVQKAGDRVVLPHTN, encoded by the coding sequence ATGATAGACCAAGCCACCATAGACCGGATATTGGATGCGGCACAAATAGTAGATGTGGTATCCGAATTTGTCACGCTTCGCCGAAGAGGAGTGAACTACATCGGGCTGTGTCCGTTCCACAACGAGAAAACGCCTTCTTTCAGCGTCTCGCCCAGCAAGGGATTGTGTAAATGCTTCAGTTGCGGAAAAGGAGGCAATGTGGTCCATTTCATCATGGAACACGAACAGCTCTCCTACTACGAGGCCCTGAAATGGCTGGCCAGAAAATACAATATCGAAATCAAGGAACGCGAACTGACCGACGAAGAAAAACAGGCTCACAGCTTGCGCGAAAGCTTGTTTGTGGTCAATCAGTTTGCAGCTGAATATTTTCAGGACATACTCTACAACCACATCGACGGACAACGTATCGGTATGACGTATTTACGCAGCCGCGGGTTCCGTGATGACATCATCAAGAAATTCCAGTTGGGATACAGTCTGGACAATCGGGATGCGCTGGCCCGTACAGCCTTGCAAAAGGGCTATAAGGAGGAGTTCCTTGTCAAAACCGGACTCTGCTACCGAAAAGATGACGGCTCCTTGCGTGACCGCTTCTGGGGACGTGTCATCTTCCCCGTACATACCTTGTCGGGTAAAGTCGTGGCTTTTGGCGGACGTGTGCTGAATGCGGCTACCAAGAACGTACAGATGAAGTATGTCAATTCCCCGGAGTCAGAAATCTATCACAAAAGCCGGGAACTGTATGGCATTTACTTTGCCAAGCAGGAAATCGTACGTCAGGACCGTTGTTTCCTGGTGGAAGGCTACACCGACGTGATTTCCATGCACCAGAGCGGGATTGAAAATGTGGTGGCCTCTTCGGGTACGGCTCTGACCTCCGACCAGATACGGTTGATACACCGTTTCACCAACAACATCACGGTATTGTATGATGGGGATGGAGCCGGCATCAAGGCCAGCATCCGAGGCATCGACATGCTGCTGGAGGAAGGGATGAACGTCAAGGTCTGCCTCCTTCCGGACGGAGATGACCCGGACAGTTTTGCCCGTAAGCACAATGCTACCGACTACCAGGCCTACATCAACGAGCACGAAGTAGACTTCATCCGCTTCAAGACCAACTTGCTGATGGAAGAGGCCGGAAAAGACCCAATCAAACGGGCGGGCCTGATATCCAGCATCGTCAAAAGTATTTCGGTCATTCCGGATTCCATCGTCCGATCTGTCTATACCCGTGAATGCAGCCAGCTTCTGCAAATGGAAGAAAAAATCCTGACAGAAGCGGTAGCCAAACTCATCGAACAGGCAAAGGAGAACAAATTCAAGGATGCCCAACGGAAACAGCAACAAGCTCTCAGGGCTCAGCATGTGCCACAAGGAAGTGCCGAAACACCCACAACTCCAACAAGTACGGAAAAGCAACCGGAATCTCCTGTCCCACCGGAAAGTCCGGAGACTCTCCCCCCAGCCCCTTCCGACGAACAAGCTGCACTCTTATCAGAAGCCAGTCCTGCTCCAGCCGAAGAGTATCTTTCTTACATTCCACTGGAGGGGAATGAGCAGAAAGTGTTCTACCAGCGAGAACAAGCACTGGTACGCATGCTGATTCGCTACGGCGAGAAAGTCATGTGCTATCTGGAAGATGAAAACGGAGAGGAACAGCCGCTTACCGTAATTGAATGTATTTCTACCGGATTGAAGGAAGATGAATTGCAGTTTCACAACGCCTTGGACCGCCGTATCCTCAAAGAGGCAGAGATGCATCTGCAAGATGCCGGTTTTGTGGCCGAACGTTATTTTCTGAGTCATCCAGATCCGGACATCAGCAAACTGGCTGCCGAAATGGTCAGCGACCGCTACCAACTGAGCAAATACCACTCCAAAGGACAGAAAATCCTGACCGACGAAGAACGGCTCTATGAATTGGTTCCTCGCCTGCTGATAGATTTTAAAATTTCAATCGTGGAAGAAGAAATGAAACATACACTCCAGATACTGACCCGACCTGACATCTATAATGACCCACAAAAATCTGCAGAAATCATGAAACGCTACCAAGACTTACAGAAGATACAGATTTCAATGGTCCAGAAGGCCGGTGACCGTGTGGTATTACCTCATACGAACTAA